From Macrobrachium rosenbergii isolate ZJJX-2024 chromosome 17, ASM4041242v1, whole genome shotgun sequence, one genomic window encodes:
- the LOC136847747 gene encoding dolichyldiphosphatase 1-like isoform X2 produces the protein MSDVKWKAFSLTHVEYPEGDRIGQLLAISSLTPLAIIVGFVTLILFRRDLHTIVFFAGALLNEAVNLVMKRIIAEPRPLTRKGLYTEHGMPSSHSQMMWFFSSYSILFLIFRVYLLYHTWSQIIWGAVIGVMLGVSWFSFTHLVLSPFFPTVASWRISERLMIRDTSLIPNIMWFEYTHARTENRARSRKLTSMKSQ, from the exons ATGAGCGACGTAAAATGGAAAGCATTCTCATTAACGCACGTTGAATATCCCGAAG gagATAGAATAGGACAGCTCTTAGCAATCAGCAGCTTAACACCTTTAGCAATAATTGTTGGATTTGTTACACTGATTCTCTTTAGAAGGGATCTCCACACA ATAGTATTTTTTGCTGGTGCTCTTTTAAATGAAGCAGTAAATTTGGTTATGAAGAGAATTATTGCTGAGCCCCGTCCTTTAACTCGGAAGGGCTTATATACAGAACATGGTATGCCATCCTCACACTCACAAATGATGTGgtttttctcttcatattcaATCCTCTTCCTAATATTTAG AGTGTATCTATTATATCACACTTGGAGCCAAATTATATGGGGTGCTGTGATTGGTGTAATGCTGGGTGTCAGTTGGTTCTCATTCACACACTTGGTATTATCACCATTTTTCCCTACTGTGGCATCATG GAGAATATCAGAACGACTGATGATTCGAGACACATCGCTCATTCCCAACATCATGTGGTTTGagtacacacatgcacgcacagaAAACAGAGCCAGAAGTCGGAAACTAACTTCAATGAAGAGCCAGTAA
- the LOC136847747 gene encoding dolichyldiphosphatase 1-like isoform X3 translates to MSDVKWKAFSLTHVEYPEGDRIGQLLAISSLTPLAIIVGFVTLILFRRDLHTIVFFAGALLNEAVNLVMKRIIAEPRPLTRKGLYTEHGMPSSHSQMMWFFSSYSILFLIFRLRHINSSGLELIWKVLVALSLIATAVVVAYSRRISERLMIRDTSLIPNIMWFEYTHARTENRARSRKLTSMKSQ, encoded by the exons ATGAGCGACGTAAAATGGAAAGCATTCTCATTAACGCACGTTGAATATCCCGAAG gagATAGAATAGGACAGCTCTTAGCAATCAGCAGCTTAACACCTTTAGCAATAATTGTTGGATTTGTTACACTGATTCTCTTTAGAAGGGATCTCCACACA ATAGTATTTTTTGCTGGTGCTCTTTTAAATGAAGCAGTAAATTTGGTTATGAAGAGAATTATTGCTGAGCCCCGTCCTTTAACTCGGAAGGGCTTATATACAGAACATGGTATGCCATCCTCACACTCACAAATGATGTGgtttttctcttcatattcaATCCTCTTCCTAATATTTAG GTTACGCCATATAAACAGCTCAGGCTTAGAGCTGATTTGGAAAGTTCTCGTAGCTTTGAGTCTTATTGCTACAGCTGTGGTTGTTGCTTATTCAAG GAGAATATCAGAACGACTGATGATTCGAGACACATCGCTCATTCCCAACATCATGTGGTTTGagtacacacatgcacgcacagaAAACAGAGCCAGAAGTCGGAAACTAACTTCAATGAAGAGCCAGTAA
- the LOC136847747 gene encoding dolichyldiphosphatase 1-like isoform X1, with protein MSDVKWKAFSLTHVEYPEGDRIGQLLAISSLTPLAIIVGFVTLILFRRDLHTIVFFAGALLNEAVNLVMKRIIAEPRPLTRKGLYTEHGMPSSHSQMMWFFSSYSILFLIFRLRHINSSGLELIWKVLVALSLIATAVVVAYSRVYLLYHTWSQIIWGAVIGVMLGVSWFSFTHLVLSPFFPTVASWRISERLMIRDTSLIPNIMWFEYTHARTENRARSRKLTSMKSQ; from the exons ATGAGCGACGTAAAATGGAAAGCATTCTCATTAACGCACGTTGAATATCCCGAAG gagATAGAATAGGACAGCTCTTAGCAATCAGCAGCTTAACACCTTTAGCAATAATTGTTGGATTTGTTACACTGATTCTCTTTAGAAGGGATCTCCACACA ATAGTATTTTTTGCTGGTGCTCTTTTAAATGAAGCAGTAAATTTGGTTATGAAGAGAATTATTGCTGAGCCCCGTCCTTTAACTCGGAAGGGCTTATATACAGAACATGGTATGCCATCCTCACACTCACAAATGATGTGgtttttctcttcatattcaATCCTCTTCCTAATATTTAG GTTACGCCATATAAACAGCTCAGGCTTAGAGCTGATTTGGAAAGTTCTCGTAGCTTTGAGTCTTATTGCTACAGCTGTGGTTGTTGCTTATTCAAG AGTGTATCTATTATATCACACTTGGAGCCAAATTATATGGGGTGCTGTGATTGGTGTAATGCTGGGTGTCAGTTGGTTCTCATTCACACACTTGGTATTATCACCATTTTTCCCTACTGTGGCATCATG GAGAATATCAGAACGACTGATGATTCGAGACACATCGCTCATTCCCAACATCATGTGGTTTGagtacacacatgcacgcacagaAAACAGAGCCAGAAGTCGGAAACTAACTTCAATGAAGAGCCAGTAA